A single region of the Leptodactylus fuscus isolate aLepFus1 chromosome 5, aLepFus1.hap2, whole genome shotgun sequence genome encodes:
- the TNPO2 gene encoding transportin-2, translated as MTSSARALSLSVSPPPASLLHPCELVVVKMDWRPDEEGLQQVLQLLKDSQSPDTATQRVVQDKLKQLNQYPDFNNYLIFVLTRLKSEDEPTRSLSGLILKNNVKAHYQNFPQPVSEFIKQECLNSIGDSSSLIRATIGILITTIASKGELQTWPELLPQLCNLLNSEDYNTCEGAFGALQKICEDSSELLDSDALNRPLNIMIPKFLQFFKHCSPKIRSHAIACVNQFITDRAQALMDNIDTFIEHLFALAVDEDPEVRKNVCRALVMLLEVRIDRLLPHMHSIIQYMLQRTQDSDENVALEACEFWLTLADQPICKDALSNHLLQLIPILVNGMKYNEIDIILLKGDVEEDETVPDSEQDIKPRFHKSRTVTLQHEEERAEGEDDADDEDDDDDTLSDWNLRKCSAAALDVLANVFREELLPHLLPLLKGLLFHPEWVIKESGILVLGAIAEGCMQGMVPYLPELIPHLIQCLSDKKALVRSIACWTLSRYAHWVVSQPPDLYLKPLMTELLKRILDSNKRVQEAACSAFATLEEEACTELVPYLSFILDTLVFAFGKYQHKNLLILYDAIGTLADSVGHHLNQPEYIQKLMPPLIQKWNELKDEDKDLFPLLECLSSIATALQSGFLPYCEPVYQRCVTLVQKTLAQAMMYSQHPDQYEAPDKDFMIVALDLLSGLAEGLGGHVEQLVARSNIMTLLFQCMQDIMPEVRQSSFALLGDLTKACFLHVKPCISEFMPILGTNLNPEFISVCNNATWAIGEICMQMGAEMQPYVPMVLNNLVEIINRPNTPKTLLENTAITIGRLGCVCPQEVAPMLQQFIRPWCTSLRNIRDNEEKDSAFRGICIMIGVNPGGVVQDFIFFCDAVASWVSPKDDLRDMFYKILHGFKEQVGEENWNQFSEQFPPLLKERLAAFYGV; from the exons ATGACGTCATCAGCCCGCGCTCTCTCTCTTTCTGTGTCTCCGCCGCCTGCGAGTCTCCTCCATCCCTGCGAG CTAGTGGTTGTGAAGATGGACTGGCGCCCGGATGAGGAAGGGTTACAGCAAGTCCTGCAGCTCTTAAAGGATTCCCAGTCACCAGACACGGCCACCCAGAGAGTTGTCCAGGAC AAACTGAAGCAGCTGAACCAGTATCCGGACTTCAACAACTATCTGATCTTTGTGCTGACACGGCTCAAGTCAGAAG ATGAGCCCACGCGCTCCCTGAGTGGTCTGATCTTGAAGAACAATGTAAAGGCCCATTACCAGAACTTCCCTCAGCCCGTGTCTGAGTTCATAAAGCAGGAATGTCTGAACAGCATCGGAGACTCGTCGTCCCTCATCAGAGCCACCATTG GGATCCTCATCACAACCATAGCATCAAAGGGGGAGCTGCAGACCTGGCCAGAACTTCTACCTCAGCTCTGCAACCTGCTGAACTCAGAGGACTACAACACGTGCGAG GGAGCCTTTGGTGCTCTGCAAAAAATCTGTGAGGATTCATCTGAGCTCTTGGACAGCGATGCTCTGAACAGGCCGCTGAACATCATGATCCCTAAATTTCTCCAGTTCTTCAAGCACTGCAGCCCCAAAATCAGGTCTCACGCCATCGCCTGCGTAAACCAGTTTATTACAGACCGGGCCCAGGCACTCATGGATAACATTGATACTTTCATTGAG CACCTCTTTGCACTGGCGGTGGATGAAGACCCCGAGGTTCGCAAGAATGTGTGTCGGGCACTGGTCATGTTACTGGAGGTGCGGATAGACCGGCTGCTTCCTCATATGCACAGCATTATCCAG taCATGCTGCAGAGGACGCAAGACAGTGACGAAAATGTGGCGCTGGAAGCCTGCGAGTTCTGGTTGACGCTGGCTGATCAACCCATCTGCAAAGACGCCTTGTCCAATCACCTGCTGCA GCTGATTCCCATCCTTGTGAATGGTATGAAGTACAATGAGATAGACATCATCCTCCTGAAG GGGGATGTGGAGGAGGATGAGACTGTCCCAGACAGCGAGCAGGACATTAAGCCGCGGTTCCACAAGTCCCGCACTGTCACCCTGCAACACGAAGAAGAGCGAGCAGAAGGAGAGGACGATGCCGACGATGAAGATGATGACGACGacacattgtctgactggaatctGA GGAAGTGTTCGGCTGCCGCCCTCGACGTCCTCGCCAATGTATTCCGTGAAGAGCTGCTCCCTCACCTGCTCCCCCTCCTCAAGGGTCTGCTGTTCCACCCAGAATGGGTCATTAAAGAGTCTGGTATTCTGGTGCTCGGAGCCATCGCTGAAG gctgtatgcagGGCATGGTTCCCTACTTGCCAGAGCTGATTCCTCACCTCATCCAGTGCCTGTCTGATAAGAAGGCTTTGGTCCGCTCCATCGCCTGCTGGACCCTGAGCCGATATGCCCATTGGGTGGTCAGCCaaccccctgacctctacctgaAGCCCCTCATGACTGAGCTACTGAAACGAATCCTGGACAGCAACAAGCGAGTGCAGGAAGCCGCATGCAG TGCATTTGCGACCCTGGAGGAAGAAGCCTGCACGGAGCTTGTACCTTATTTAAGTTTTATCTTGGACACTTTGGTTTTTGCCTTTGGAAAATACCAGCACAAGAATCTCCTCATACTCTACGATGCCATAGGGACGCTGGCGGACTCAGTGGGGCACCATTTAAACCAACCG GAGTACATTCAAAAACTGATGCCCCCTCTCATCCAGAAGTGGAACGAGCTGAAGGATGAGGACAAGGACCTTTTCCCGCTTTTGGAG TGCTTGTCCTCCATCGCAACCGCCCTGCAGAGCGGGTTCCTTCCTTACTGCGAGCCCGTGTATCAGCGCTGTGTCACATTGGTGCAGAAGACTCTCGCTCAAGCCATG ATGTACAGTCAACATCCGGACCAGTATGAAGCTCCTGATAAAGATTTCATGATCGTGGCCTTGGATCTTCTCAGTGGGCTGGCAGAGGGGCTCGGTGGCCATGTGGAGCAGTTAGTGGCCAGAAGCAACATAATGACCCTTCTGTTCCAGTGTATGCAG gACATCATGCCCGAGGTTCGGCAGAGCTCCTTCGCTCTCCTGGGTGACCTGACAAAGGCTTGTTTCCTGCATGTCAAGCCTTGTATCT CGGAGTTCATGCCCATTCTCGGCACCAACTTAAACCCGGAGTTCATCTCTGTCTGTAACAATGCCACCTGGGCCATTGGGGAGATCTGCATGCAGATGG GGGCAGAAATGCAGCCATACGTCCCAATGGTCTTGAATAACCTGGTAGAAATTATCAACCGGCCAAACACACCCAAGACGCTCCTTGAGAACACAG CCATCACTATTGGACGCCTGGGCTGTGTATGTCCCCAGGAGGTCGCCCCCATGCTGCAGCAGTTTATCAGGCCCTG GTGTACATCACTGCGTAATATCAGAGACAATGAGGAGAAGGACTCCGCCTTCAGAGGGATCTGCATAATGATCGGAGTGAATCCTGGAGGAGTAGTGCAG GATTTCATCTTTTTCTGTGATGCTGTGGCCTCCTGGGTGAGCCCCAAAGACGATCTGAGAGACATGTTCTATAAG ATCTTGCATGGTTTTAAGGAACAGGTCGGGGAGGAGAATTGGAATCAGTTTTCTGAGCAGTTTCCTCCTTTGCTGAAGGAGCGACTGGCTGCGTTCTATGGGGTGTAA